One window of the Octopus sinensis unplaced genomic scaffold, ASM634580v1 Contig15926, whole genome shotgun sequence genome contains the following:
- the LOC115230616 gene encoding FRAS1-related extracellular matrix protein 1-like — MDSFTLTLTDGIHQVTKDINIDIVPIDDQAPRLRDGLKPHLIVSEGNDAVVTSSVLSAKDDDTDEELLTFLIVKQPRHGTLKVNGYAVTKFTQQNIKEKVVKYHHNGDEIGPTPKQDSVSFIVSDQNYASAIELPIYDLNITITPVDNQKPNILSGNQILLQEGSTFVVTVENLNAEDIDTLPRNIRFMIVKQPQWGYLENTKPTPGSGKSNAGIQINSFRLQDVLDKSINYVQTNHIGVEPLYDSVELYAMDGKLHSETKTLAINIIPTNDEVPDVMLQDFAILEGGTKTINQSIVDAIDLDVPKDPLTFSISKPPKFGKIVVMSQSKTGGVEKPFRDFSIEELQNGIQLKYKHDDSENFHDRFVLVVSDSKHAVRKTCNITIIPVNDEEPIITKNSGLNLEYGNFGLISSSSLLAEDKDTNPSNLIFVLISLPKIGNLQYRMESSYPPAQARWYDFEMGANFTQEDINSDRIRYIHASDDTQSKVDSFIFVLTDGVNKHGPLTFSFHIKNSKATKISLLNKGLKIKEGARAILSNDILSASDGSTAAEEIHFTITKPPSLGQLEYINAPFESIKGFTQLDLAGQQVVYNHISKSDIAEDYFSFTVTNGLKYTRDDQLLIHIESQDEILPTLEVNNPIEVIQGAKVAVSTLHLKISDPDTSVENLTYEIVKPPKYGHLYNLNNLVVHSFNQQDINKGRISYESDGSLATFDHFMFMISDGHHNGFYTNTSLSTQPVVCNIHIKSLSQDAPQLQINKNPENLESFGKKRYGFKLTSKSLRAFDSDTDSSHLLYVITKRPVNGHIENIAAKRYVHRKFTQKDLDEQSLLYIINPKTNEVNDSFSFRIEDFNGNSLENQKFNIRWSRTEFQLTDYVVCENIGTLSLTLFRIGNVERPAFVDIRVRQMSAKLQNDFIPSTTKQVKFEPGMKQARWNILIEGDDLKENNEKFKLILHSPVNIIIGKKGKTTVKIINAVNAHCPQYIGMISKEHPQLLMETSNHIQVNNNNNNKNNNKQLLPQFNHLTKLLDSPGGDDDFHSTTNNKNDSNDDNNSNSNNNNSSNNFEVSPTKSKKKGTKGGKKTKKSKKGKKKGKKSKNKKTSSSSSKSLSDLGKPILEEVAKGSLKGAKICTQNTKDLLFLDRNSKKLYSCDGKQWREWHFLQGQKDQQPQSSLCEQGWAEYQGQCYKFVNEKMTWDNAELFCRGSFTAHLASVLSRKHHRWMGNLSGKNSFWIGLNDKSDTGFWVYMTGDPVRYTKWRQGRPRIKRTAHKKNCVLVNRRLKWSNKKCDRPKAKFVCQKATLSQHMYKSQSIRYRLRQRRYYSAH, encoded by the exons ATGGACAGTTTCACCCTCACTCTGACCGACGGCATCCACCAAGTGACGAAAGACATAAACATTGACATTGTCCCCATCGATGACCAGGCGCCGCGACTGCGAGACGGATTGAAACCACACCTGATCGTTTCGGAAGGCAACGACGCCGTGGTCACGTCATCCGTGTTGTCAGCAAAAGACGACGACACTGATGAAGAACTCCTGACCTTTCTGATTGTAAAGCAACCGCGCCACGGTACTCTGAAGGTGAACGGCTACGCCGTCACGAAGTTCACGcaacaaaacataaaagaaaaggtTGTGAAATATCACCACAATGGGGACGAAATTGGCCCCACTCCGAAGCAAGACAGTGTGTCTTTCATAGTTTCTGACCAGAACTATGCTTCAGCTATAGAGCTTCCCATTTATGATTTGAACATTACAATAACGCCGGTTGATAACCAGAAACCGAACATTTTGTCCGGCAACCAGATACTCCTTCAAGAAGGAAGTACGTTTGTTGTGACAGTGGAAAACTTAAACGCGGAGGACATCGATACTCTTCCGCGCAACATCCGCTTCATGATTGTCAAACAGCCCCAATGGGGATATCTGGAGAATACGAAACCGACACCCGGATCGGGGAAGAGCAATGCCGGAATCCAAATCAATTCTTTCCGCTTGCAAGACGTCCTCGATAAATCCATCAACTATGTACAAACGAATCACATCGGTGTGGAACCGCTGTACGATTCAGTGGAGCTGTATGCTATGGACGGGAAGCTGCACTCCGAAACGAAAACACTAGCCATCAACATCATCCCGACAAACGACGAAGTGCCCGACGTCATGTTGCAAGACTTTGCCATTCTTGAAGGTGGCACCAAGACCATCAACCAGTCCATTGTCGACGCCATCGACTTAGACGTCCCCAAAGATCCACTTACTTTTTCTATTTCCAAGCCGCCGAAATTCGGTAAAATTGTTGTAATGTCGCAATCAAAGACTGGAGGAGTTGAAAAACCATTCAGAGATTTCTCTATCGAAGAACTACAGAACGGAATTCAGTTGAAATACAAGCACGATGATTCCGAGAACTTCCACGACCGATTTGTGCTTGTCGTAAGCGACAGTAAACACGCCGTAAGAAAAACGTGTAATATAACCATTATTCCGGTCAACGACGAAGAACCCATCATTACTAAAAACTCTGGCCTCAATCTTGAGTACGGCAACTTTGGTCTGATATCCAGCAGTAGCTTGCTGGCCGAGGACAAAGACACAAACCCTTCGAACTTAATATTTGTGCTGATTTCTCTTCCGAAAATAGGAAACCTTCAATACAGAATGGAATCTTCTTACCCACCTGCTCAGGCTAGGTGGTATGACTTTGAAATGGGGGCTAATTTTACCCAGGAAGATATCAACAGTGACCGAATACGTTACATTCACGCTAGTGATGACACTCAGTCGAAAGTCGACAGTTTCATCTTCGTGCTGACGGACGGAGTCAACAAACACGGCCCTCTTACTTTTTCATTCCACATCAAAAACTCCAAAGCGACGAAGATTTCGTTACTCAACAAAGGGCTTAAAATCAAAGAAGGGGCCCGCGCCATCTTATCTAACGATATCCTAAGCGCTTCTGATGGTAGCACGGCTGCTGAAGAAATCCACTTCACAATCACTAAACCTCCTAGTTTGGGACAGTTGGAATACATCAACGCTCCTTTCGAGTCCATTAAGGGCTTCACGCAGCTCGACTTGGCCGGACAGCAGGTTGTGTATAACCACATATCCAAGAGTGACATCGCCGAAGACTATTTCTCGTTCACCGTCACTAACGGCTTGAAATACACTAGAGACGACCAGCTCCTTATTCATATCGAATCTCAGGACGAAATATTACCCACGCTGGAGGTCAACAATCCTATAGAAGTGATTCAAGGAGCAAAGGTTGCTGTGAGCACGCTCCATTTGAAAATCTCCGACCCCGACACTTCTGTAGAAAACCTCACCTACGAAATTGTCAAACCTCCTAAATACGGCCACCTGTATAACCTCAACAATCTAGTGGTCCACTCTTTCAACCAGCAGGACATCAACAAGGGTCGCATCTCGTACGAAAGCGATGGTTCGTTAGCTACTTTCGACCACTTCATGTTCATGATAAGCGATGGCCATCACAACGGGTTTTATACCAACACATCTCTTTCCACCCAGCCGGTCGTCTGCAACATTCACATAAAATCCCTATCGCAAGACGCTCCTCAGCTACAGATCAACAAAAACCCGGAAAACCTGGAGAGTTTCGGCAAGAAGCGATACGGTTTCAAGCTGACCAGCAAGTCCCTGAGAGCATTTGATTCAGACACCGACAGTTCTCATCTACTGTACGTTATTACGAAGCGACCGGTCAACGGTCACATTGAGAACATAGCAGCCAAGAGATACGTCCACCGAAAGTTCACACAGAAGGACCTCGACGAACAGAGCTTGCTCTACATCATAAACCCCAAGACCAACGAAGTCAATGACAGTTTCAGCTTTCGGATTGAGGACTTCAACGGAAACTCTCTTGAAAACCAAAA aTTTAACATCAGGTGGTCTCGTACAGAGTTTCAGCTTACAGACTATGTCGTGTGTGAAAATATTGGCACCCTCAGCCTGACACTGTTTCGTATCGGCAATGTAGAAAGACCAGCCTTTGTCGACATCCGTGTTCGACAAATGTCTGCTAAGCTACAGAATGACTTCATCCCCAGCACCACGAAACAGGTCAAGTTTGAACCAG gAATGAAACAGGCCAGGTGGAATATCCTGATCGAAGGAGATGACTTGAAGGAGAATAATGAGAAGTTCAAACTTATTCTTCACAGCCCTGTGAACATTATTATTGGCAAAAAGGGTAAAACAACTGTAAAAATAATCAATGCTGTTAATG CCCATTGCCCGCAATACATCGGAATGATTAGTAAAGAACACCCACAGCTTCTGATGGAGACCAGCAACCACATCCaggtgaacaacaacaacaacaacaaaaacaacaacaaacagctgCTGCCACAG TTCAACCATCTGACCAAGTTACTAGACAGCCCCGGGGGTGACGACGACTTCCACAGCACCACGAACAACAAAAACGacagcaatgatgacaacaacagcaacagcaacaacaacaacagcagcaacaacttcGAAGTGTCACCCACCAAGTCGAAGAAGAAAGGTACCAAAGGGGGCAAGAAGACGAAGAAatcaaagaaagggaaaaagaaaggcaAGAAGTCCAAAAACAAGAAgacgtcttcatcatcatcaaaatctctctCTGATCTTGGGAAACCTATCTTGGAGGAAGTAGCAAAGGGCAGCCTCAAA GGAGCCAAGATATGTACCCAGAATACCAAAGATCTTCTATTCCTTGACCGAAACAGCAAGAAACTATACAGCTGTGATGGGAAGCAGTGGCGTGAATGGCATTTCCTGCAAGGTCAGAAGGACCAACAACCACAGAGCAGTCTTTGTGAACAag GTTGGGCAGAATACCAAGGCCAATGTTACAAATTTGTCAATGAAAAAATGACATGGGACAACGCTGAACTATTCTGTCGTGGGTCCTTCACGGCCCACCTGGCCAGTGTACTCTCACGAAAGCATCACAGATGGATGGGAAACCTCAGTGGCAAAAACTCTTTCTGGATTG